A part of Methanomassiliicoccales archaeon genomic DNA contains:
- a CDS encoding cobalt transporter, translating to MNKRYVKAVMAILVVFAIGLVGYYTFSAAYGDGLEKTMEDNGVSEGEPVWQAPLDYGEDYVASLLMGILGFVIVLAVVLAYLMLVKARKRRTD from the coding sequence GTGAACAAGAGATATGTCAAGGCGGTTATGGCGATACTTGTCGTCTTCGCCATAGGGCTTGTCGGTTACTACACCTTCTCTGCGGCCTACGGGGATGGGCTTGAGAAGACAATGGAGGATAATGGTGTCAGCGAGGGAGAGCCCGTCTGGCAGGCCCCCCTTGACTACGGCGAGGACTATGTCGCCTCCCTTCTTATGGGGATCTTGGGCTTCGTTATCGTGCTCGCGGTCGTCCTGGCCTATCTCATGTTGGTCAAGGCAAGAAAGAGAAGGACCGATTGA
- the cbiQ gene encoding cobalt ECF transporter T component CbiQ — MSLDHDEVDRYAKNSRFFKFDPRVKLASAILFISAVALLKDLTALYLALIFAIIMVELSGVPMRHIAEVYLLAFPFVLFAFITMLLTSGIENALAMAMRVSASVLALLLVISSTPFFGTLRALRWFKVPPVICNLVLFTYRFIFLLTDELSRMRMARRSRGFQGGRSLLDKGAFKTISYTIGMVFVRSNSRATRIYDALLSRGYTGEIRTIEDLKVGARDIALAAVFISITVILLAIQMGAFKWTL; from the coding sequence ATGAGCCTGGATCATGATGAGGTCGACCGCTATGCAAAAAATTCACGTTTCTTTAAGTTCGACCCTCGAGTCAAGCTCGCCTCTGCCATCCTCTTCATATCTGCCGTGGCTTTGCTGAAGGACCTGACGGCATTATATCTGGCATTGATCTTCGCTATCATCATGGTCGAGCTGTCCGGGGTCCCGATGAGGCATATAGCGGAGGTCTATCTTCTGGCATTTCCGTTCGTCCTTTTTGCATTCATTACAATGTTGTTGACCTCTGGTATAGAGAACGCCCTTGCCATGGCAATGAGGGTGTCCGCATCGGTCCTTGCCCTATTACTGGTGATATCTTCGACGCCGTTCTTCGGGACCTTGAGGGCATTAAGATGGTTCAAGGTGCCTCCGGTCATATGCAACCTTGTCCTTTTCACATACAGGTTCATATTCCTTCTGACGGACGAGCTATCAAGGATGAGGATGGCACGGAGGTCCCGAGGATTTCAGGGAGGAAGGAGCCTTCTCGACAAGGGTGCGTTCAAGACCATCTCATATACTATCGGCATGGTCTTTGTCAGGTCGAACTCCAGGGCCACCAGGATATATGATGCCCTCCTTTCAAGAGGCTATACAGGCGAGATAAGGACGATAGAGGACCTCAAGGTGGGGGCCAGGGATATCGCCCTAGCGGCCGTGTTCATATCCATCACGGTCATTTTGTTGGCGATCCAGATGGGGGCATTCAAATGGACGCTGTGA
- a CDS encoding ABC transporter ATP-binding protein produces the protein MDAVRLQNVWYRYPESPYALEDISFTLREGERVALVGPNGAGKSTLLHLMAGLYLPSKGTVEIGGTKLTKHDAVKARRKVGFLFQDPDDQIFMPTVWEDVAFGPINMGLAEEEVKDRVARAMEQAGISGFSDRVPHRLSIGEKKRVAIAGVLAMSPPILLLDEPTANLDPQGRRDLVNILHSIPQGFVLATHDLGVAFELTERVVVLKKKVIYDGDFRGLVENDEVLREANLELPSFSRLMMRWRDATKKNFRPPMTVEESLELLLKDDWA, from the coding sequence ATGGACGCTGTGAGGCTTCAGAACGTCTGGTACAGATATCCTGAGAGCCCGTATGCTCTCGAGGATATCAGCTTCACGTTGAGAGAGGGTGAGAGGGTGGCCCTCGTCGGCCCAAACGGGGCGGGAAAGAGCACCCTGCTGCACCTCATGGCAGGGCTCTATCTTCCAAGCAAAGGAACGGTGGAGATAGGCGGGACAAAGCTCACAAAACATGATGCGGTGAAGGCGAGACGGAAGGTCGGGTTCCTTTTCCAAGACCCTGACGACCAGATATTCATGCCCACTGTCTGGGAGGACGTCGCTTTTGGCCCTATCAACATGGGGCTTGCAGAAGAGGAGGTCAAGGACCGTGTCGCGAGGGCGATGGAACAGGCGGGCATATCAGGGTTCTCGGACAGGGTGCCTCATAGGCTCTCTATCGGAGAGAAGAAACGTGTGGCGATCGCCGGCGTGCTGGCAATGTCACCCCCTATCTTATTGCTCGACGAACCGACGGCCAACCTCGACCCCCAAGGAAGAAGGGACCTTGTGAACATATTGCATTCCATACCTCAAGGTTTCGTGTTGGCGACGCATGACCTGGGCGTGGCCTTCGAGCTAACCGAGCGGGTCGTGGTGCTCAAGAAAAAGGTGATCTACGACGGTGATTTCCGCGGTCTTGTCGAGAACGATGAGGTGCTCAGGGAGGCGAACCTTGAGCTCCCGTCGTTCTCAAGGCTCATGATGAGATGGCGTGATGCGACAAAAAAGAACTTCAGACCCCCGATGACCGTCGAGGAATCGTTGGAGCTGTTGCTCAAGGACGACTGGGCCTGA
- a CDS encoding uroporphyrinogen-III synthase yields the protein MKLAIMRTKDKAEESVAMAREMGFEVMFASPLELEELDTPAFWRFVEELEAGRVGRVMVTSSTAVKYMFKLLEKRGKATSVFTLLNRRGVIAIGPVTADAAKAKWLKVEAVPEKFTSDGLVRLLEGKVSKDETVWVIRSDQGSDVIRKGLEAMGAKVEEVPVYALRRSEPDRALLDMYYFTVHGGIDAFAFTSSMSAKAFIEEGERKYGVREFGTSLNAAIIGAIGEPTKRTLESMGIDVDVMPKDATFEGLLKALMDHIRQRE from the coding sequence ATGAAGCTTGCTATAATGAGGACCAAGGACAAGGCCGAGGAATCGGTCGCGATGGCTAGGGAGATGGGCTTCGAGGTGATGTTCGCATCTCCCCTGGAGCTGGAGGAGCTTGACACACCTGCCTTCTGGCGGTTCGTAGAAGAGCTCGAGGCGGGGAGGGTGGGCAGGGTCATGGTCACAAGCTCTACCGCAGTGAAGTACATGTTCAAGCTCTTGGAGAAAAGGGGGAAGGCCACGTCCGTCTTCACCTTGTTGAACAGAAGAGGTGTGATAGCCATCGGGCCCGTCACGGCAGATGCCGCCAAGGCCAAATGGCTCAAGGTCGAGGCCGTGCCGGAGAAGTTCACCTCCGATGGCCTGGTGAGACTGCTTGAGGGAAAGGTCTCGAAGGACGAGACGGTCTGGGTCATCAGGTCGGACCAAGGCTCCGATGTCATAAGGAAAGGGCTGGAGGCGATGGGGGCGAAGGTCGAGGAGGTACCTGTGTATGCGTTGAGGAGGTCCGAACCGGACCGTGCGCTGCTGGACATGTACTATTTCACTGTGCATGGAGGCATTGATGCCTTTGCCTTCACAAGCTCCATGTCCGCAAAGGCGTTCATCGAGGAGGGCGAGCGGAAATATGGCGTCAGGGAGTTCGGGACATCGCTGAACGCCGCCATCATAGGTGCGATAGGGGAGCCAACGAAGAGGACGCTGGAATCGATGGGCATAGACGTCGACGTCATGCCGAAGGATGCGACCTTCGAGGGGCTCCTAAAGGCCCTGATGGACCATATCCGGCAAAGGGAATGA
- the cobA gene encoding uroporphyrinogen-III C-methyltransferase, which translates to MRSCERTGEVYLVGAGPGDPGLITVRGRELITKADVIVHDSLIGMELLEAAREDAEVIDVGKRGAHHKAEQPDINRLLIEKALEGKMVVRLKGGDPFLFGRGGEEAEELVRHGIRVHLVPGVTSSIAVPGLAGIPLTHRDHASMVTIMTGHEGLHKDEEVIDYSLLARLGGTIVIMMGMSNLEKNMSRLIEGGMDPTTPVSVIEKGSTPEQRMVSADVATIAQRCKSLGVGAPAVVVVGGVASLWKTLGDLS; encoded by the coding sequence ATGAGATCTTGCGAAAGGACAGGAGAGGTCTACCTGGTGGGCGCGGGCCCAGGCGACCCCGGCCTGATCACGGTCAGGGGCCGGGAGCTCATAACAAAGGCGGACGTGATAGTGCACGATTCGCTCATAGGGATGGAGCTACTGGAAGCTGCGAGGGAGGACGCCGAGGTCATCGACGTTGGAAAGAGGGGCGCCCATCACAAGGCCGAACAGCCAGATATCAACAGGTTGCTGATCGAGAAGGCCTTGGAAGGAAAAATGGTGGTCCGTCTCAAGGGAGGTGATCCATTCCTATTCGGCAGGGGAGGTGAGGAGGCCGAGGAGCTGGTCAGGCATGGGATCAGGGTTCATCTGGTCCCTGGCGTCACTTCCTCCATCGCCGTGCCTGGGCTGGCGGGGATACCCCTCACTCACAGGGACCATGCGTCGATGGTGACGATAATGACCGGGCACGAGGGCCTGCACAAGGATGAGGAGGTCATCGATTATTCTTTGCTCGCAAGGCTCGGCGGTACGATAGTCATCATGATGGGCATGTCAAATCTGGAAAAGAACATGTCCCGCCTCATCGAGGGAGGGATGGACCCTACAACGCCAGTGTCTGTGATCGAGAAAGGGAGCACACCGGAACAGAGGATGGTGTCCGCCGATGTCGCCACCATAGCACAGAGATGTAAGAGCCTCGGGGTCGGTGCCCCCGCGGTAGTGGTGGTCGGGGGGGTCGCATCGCTGTGGAAGACCTTGGGGGACCTTTCATGA
- the hemC gene encoding hydroxymethylbilane synthase, whose amino-acid sequence MIIGTRGSRLAVSQTEIVTSKLGKKFPDLQIEVRLISTTGDRVRDRPLRSLGGFGAFVKELDDRILSGEIDASVNSLKDMPVVCTEGTRIAAVLPRGPVEDVIISKRPLEELPRGAVVGTSSVRRRAMLLNVRPDLVIKDLRGNVTTRLSRLREGKFDAIVLAKAGLERLEVDCEAFVLDPTIFIPAVGQGAIAISCANGSKHFETLSALNDTETRLCVEAERYVLSGMGGGCSVPIGIWAVKELDALRMRGIVLAEDGSRAFRLDRHLDVENLKVGLDRFVKEMMMGWEDIR is encoded by the coding sequence ATGATCATCGGGACGAGGGGGTCCAGGTTGGCGGTCTCTCAGACAGAGATCGTCACCTCGAAGCTCGGAAAAAAATTTCCAGACCTGCAGATCGAGGTAAGGCTCATATCGACCACGGGCGACAGGGTGCGGGACAGACCATTGAGGTCGCTGGGAGGGTTCGGGGCCTTCGTAAAAGAGCTGGATGACAGGATCCTGTCAGGCGAGATCGATGCCAGCGTCAATTCGCTCAAGGACATGCCGGTGGTCTGTACCGAGGGAACAAGGATCGCCGCAGTGCTCCCTAGGGGGCCGGTGGAGGACGTCATCATCTCAAAACGCCCATTGGAAGAGCTTCCCAGAGGGGCCGTCGTCGGTACCTCTAGCGTGAGGAGAAGGGCGATGTTGCTCAACGTCAGGCCGGACCTCGTCATCAAAGACCTCCGCGGCAATGTCACGACCAGGCTGTCCAGGTTGAGAGAGGGAAAATTTGACGCGATAGTCCTGGCCAAGGCCGGGCTCGAACGATTGGAGGTCGATTGTGAGGCCTTTGTCCTGGACCCCACGATCTTCATACCGGCAGTGGGACAGGGCGCCATCGCTATAAGTTGTGCAAACGGCTCGAAGCATTTTGAGACCCTGTCAGCGCTCAATGACACTGAGACAAGGCTCTGCGTGGAGGCGGAAAGATATGTGCTGTCCGGAATGGGCGGCGGATGCTCGGTCCCCATCGGGATATGGGCCGTGAAGGAGCTCGACGCTCTGCGCATGAGGGGCATCGTGCTCGCTGAGGACGGTTCAAGGGCGTTCAGGCTCGACAGGCACCTGGACGTGGAGAACCTGAAGGTCGGGCTAGACAGGTTTGTGAAGGAGATGATGATGGGTTGGGAGGACATCAGATGA
- the hemL gene encoding glutamate-1-semialdehyde 2,1-aminomutase: protein MRSEGSAALYSEAKRYLPGGVSSPVRAYGPYPLYIKAGKGPMIYDVDGNEYIDYCMGFGPLILGHARKEVVDALRAQLDLGTLYGAPVEKELHMARLLHRHYPSMEMMRFVSSGTEATMHAIRLARGHTGRKKLIKVEGAFHGAHDPVLVRAGSGATTHCAPDSLGIPDEVTRNTLLVPYNDIRAVRRTLLENKGEVAAMILEPVIGNAGPILPKDGYLQELRELTSQHDVLLIFDEVITGFRLAMGGAQQYFNVRPDITVLGKIAGGGLPFGAFGASSEIMSSVSPLGKVYQAGTFSGNPLSLTAGIETISVLEKEGHDGLSHQGERMRNGLRSILDELHLGFQVVGIGSMFQIFFTEQEVNDYADAKRCDPSLFKKMFDHLLEKGIYLPPSQYETNFLSTAHTAEVIDRTLDGFAEALSEVFR from the coding sequence ATGAGGTCGGAAGGGTCGGCTGCGTTATATTCCGAGGCCAAGAGATACCTACCAGGCGGGGTTTCCAGCCCCGTGAGGGCTTATGGCCCCTATCCCCTGTACATAAAGGCCGGTAAAGGCCCAATGATCTACGATGTGGATGGGAATGAGTACATAGATTATTGCATGGGCTTCGGCCCCCTCATACTAGGTCATGCCAGAAAGGAGGTCGTCGATGCCCTCAGGGCCCAGCTGGACCTCGGGACGCTCTACGGCGCACCGGTAGAGAAGGAGCTTCATATGGCAAGGTTGCTGCATCGTCACTACCCATCCATGGAGATGATGCGGTTCGTCAGCTCCGGTACCGAGGCCACCATGCACGCGATACGCCTGGCAAGGGGTCACACTGGCAGAAAAAAGTTGATTAAGGTCGAGGGGGCCTTTCATGGCGCCCACGACCCCGTGCTCGTGAGAGCGGGGTCAGGCGCCACCACGCACTGCGCCCCTGACTCGCTAGGGATCCCTGATGAGGTGACGAGGAACACATTGCTGGTCCCCTACAATGACATCAGGGCTGTGAGAAGGACTCTCCTCGAGAACAAGGGCGAGGTCGCGGCAATGATATTGGAGCCCGTGATCGGGAATGCCGGCCCGATCCTTCCGAAAGATGGGTATCTTCAGGAGCTGAGGGAGCTGACATCGCAGCATGACGTCCTTCTGATATTCGACGAGGTGATCACAGGTTTCCGCCTTGCGATGGGTGGGGCGCAGCAGTACTTCAACGTAAGACCGGACATCACGGTCCTAGGCAAGATCGCAGGTGGGGGGCTTCCCTTCGGGGCCTTCGGGGCATCGTCCGAGATCATGTCGAGCGTCTCGCCATTGGGCAAGGTCTATCAGGCAGGCACCTTCTCAGGCAACCCTCTCAGCCTTACTGCCGGCATCGAGACAATATCGGTCCTGGAAAAGGAAGGACACGATGGACTGTCCCATCAGGGAGAGAGGATGAGAAATGGCCTGAGGTCCATCCTGGACGAGCTTCATCTCGGTTTCCAGGTCGTCGGCATCGGTTCGATGTTCCAGATCTTCTTCACGGAACAGGAGGTCAATGATTATGCCGATGCGAAAAGGTGTGACCCGTCGTTGTTCAAGAAGATGTTCGACCACCTTCTGGAAAAGGGCATCTACCTTCCGCCGTCGCAATACGAGACGAACTTCCTTTCCACAGCGCACACGGCGGAGGTCATCGACCGTACCCTTGATGGCTTCGCAGAGGCGCTCAGCGAGGTATTCCGATGA
- the hemB gene encoding porphobilinogen synthase: protein MYPQSRMRRLRGQQGLRRMVSETALAADDLIYPLFVDENVKKPRAITSMPGVMAHPLSLIAGEARSAHDLGIPAVLLFGIPKVKDERGSAAFDEQGVVQRAVREIKAEVPGLIVITDLCLCEYTSHGHCGVLRSGNVDNDATNDLYALTAISQAEAGADMVAPSGMMDGQVKAIREGLDEAGLDMVPIMAYSAKYASAYYGPFRDAAESAPKFGDRRTHQMDPGNAREAMREMELDLSEGADILMVKPALAYLDIIAMARNRFDVPIAAYNVSGEYSMVKAASAKGWIDEKRVVMETLTSIRRAGADMIITYHAKDAARWLLEGEG, encoded by the coding sequence ATGTACCCGCAGAGCAGGATGAGAAGGCTTAGGGGACAGCAAGGACTGAGAAGGATGGTCTCAGAGACGGCCCTAGCCGCAGACGACCTCATCTATCCGCTGTTCGTCGACGAGAATGTAAAAAAGCCTAGGGCGATCACCTCGATGCCAGGGGTGATGGCGCACCCCCTATCGCTCATAGCAGGGGAGGCCAGGTCGGCTCACGACCTCGGGATACCTGCCGTCCTCCTTTTCGGGATCCCAAAGGTAAAGGACGAGAGGGGGAGCGCGGCCTTTGACGAGCAGGGCGTAGTGCAAAGGGCGGTGAGAGAGATCAAGGCGGAGGTCCCCGGCCTCATCGTCATCACCGATCTTTGCTTATGTGAGTACACCTCCCATGGCCATTGCGGGGTGCTGAGGTCCGGAAATGTGGACAACGACGCCACCAATGACCTATATGCCCTGACGGCGATCTCCCAGGCGGAGGCCGGCGCTGACATGGTCGCCCCGTCCGGTATGATGGACGGGCAGGTTAAGGCGATCAGGGAGGGCCTGGACGAGGCCGGCCTCGATATGGTGCCGATAATGGCCTATTCTGCCAAGTACGCCTCTGCCTATTATGGCCCCTTCAGAGATGCCGCGGAGAGCGCCCCTAAGTTCGGGGACAGGCGGACCCATCAGATGGACCCAGGCAACGCACGCGAGGCCATGAGAGAGATGGAGCTCGACCTGTCCGAGGGGGCGGACATATTGATGGTCAAGCCGGCCCTTGCATATCTGGATATCATAGCTATGGCGAGGAATAGGTTCGACGTCCCGATCGCGGCCTACAACGTGAGCGGGGAATACTCGATGGTAAAAGCCGCTTCCGCCAAAGGCTGGATCGATGAGAAAAGGGTCGTCATGGAGACGTTGACCTCGATAAGGAGGGCTGGAGCAGATATGATCATAACCTACCATGCCAAAGATGCGGCCAGGTGGCTCCTGGAGGGCGAAGGATGA
- a CDS encoding glutamyl-tRNA reductase, giving the protein MDKILSVHITHKQVDIGKLELIGSQNVDHLLLTLSKLDGVTECVVLKTCNRVEMYVATKDWEKTRKAMEAMVSSFIPFDSDQNLVQFLTGSDSVRHLLRVSSGLESMIIGEDQIQSQVKEAFEHAERAGHIGPVLSVVFRKAISVGKKVRTETKVNKGCVSIGSAAVELAEEKLGTLSGKKVLVIGAGEMATLIAKHLVGKSPEAVFVSNRTYARAVELAWVLNGKAVKFDFLHEFLAQADVVLCATSATHMILESRHIKKAMEARADKRMLIIDVSFPRNVSLDVRDLEGVELYDIDGLRGVSEANILRRREEMKKAERIIIEELALLDRKLDEMEASRIVKMMFGKYSSIKDKEVRKAIARAKCGQDPIEKVMEEFGTALMGRFLACPTESLKAAARNGDDRFFEAARQMFELKEEEGDVPAEQDEKA; this is encoded by the coding sequence ATGGACAAGATCCTTAGCGTGCACATCACCCACAAGCAGGTCGACATAGGTAAGCTTGAACTGATCGGGTCGCAGAATGTTGACCACCTTCTTTTGACATTGAGCAAGCTGGATGGGGTCACTGAATGCGTTGTGCTCAAGACCTGCAACCGCGTCGAGATGTATGTGGCGACGAAAGATTGGGAGAAGACGAGGAAGGCCATGGAGGCGATGGTCTCCTCCTTCATCCCCTTCGATTCAGACCAGAACCTGGTGCAGTTCCTCACAGGGTCGGACTCCGTCCGCCACCTCCTCAGGGTGTCGTCAGGGCTGGAGTCGATGATAATAGGTGAGGACCAGATCCAGTCCCAGGTGAAAGAGGCGTTCGAGCATGCGGAGAGGGCCGGCCACATAGGTCCGGTCCTTTCGGTGGTGTTCAGGAAGGCCATCAGCGTTGGGAAGAAGGTAAGGACCGAGACGAAGGTCAACAAAGGATGCGTCTCCATAGGCTCCGCGGCGGTCGAGCTGGCGGAGGAGAAGCTGGGCACCCTGTCCGGAAAGAAGGTCCTTGTGATAGGGGCGGGCGAGATGGCCACATTGATAGCCAAGCACCTGGTGGGCAAATCGCCGGAGGCGGTCTTCGTATCGAACAGGACCTATGCCAGGGCGGTCGAGCTGGCCTGGGTGTTGAACGGTAAGGCGGTCAAGTTTGACTTCCTGCACGAGTTCCTTGCCCAGGCGGACGTCGTCCTTTGCGCGACGTCCGCGACGCATATGATCCTTGAGAGCCGGCATATAAAGAAGGCCATGGAGGCCCGGGCCGACAAGAGGATGCTGATAATCGACGTCTCCTTCCCTAGGAACGTTTCCTTGGACGTCCGCGATCTGGAAGGCGTTGAACTGTATGATATTGACGGCCTCCGGGGCGTCTCCGAGGCGAACATCCTCAGGCGCAGGGAGGAGATGAAGAAGGCCGAGCGGATCATCATCGAGGAGCTGGCACTTCTTGACAGGAAGCTGGACGAGATGGAGGCCTCAAGGATAGTGAAGATGATGTTCGGCAAGTATTCGTCCATCAAGGACAAGGAGGTCCGTAAGGCGATAGCAAGGGCCAAATGCGGTCAGGACCCGATCGAGAAGGTGATGGAGGAATTCGGGACCGCGCTGATGGGGAGGTTCCTGGCCTGCCCGACCGAGTCCCTCAAGGCCGCGGCCAGGAACGGGGACGACCGTTTCTTCGAAGCAGCCAGACAGATGTTCGAGCTCAAGGAGGAGGAAGGAGATGTACCCGCAGAGCAGGATGAGAAGGCTTAG
- a CDS encoding bifunctional precorrin-2 dehydrogenase/sirohydrochlorin ferrochelatase gives MLPLFIDMRLRKVVVFGGGQVGLRKARFFAKEADVVVVSRHFCEGFDTSEVQIVEEDALERLVEWVGWADVVIACTDDDAVNSAIVNQAVATGKLYNCSDGRSNFLIPSVVERDGYTVAISTFGRSPAMAKYLRTLLDEELGPEHGRMVLLQETLREEAKRLIPDQKRREQLLWDVLKDERIWQLVREGEMKKAMTAARRRMVKGDGQDP, from the coding sequence ATGTTGCCGCTCTTCATAGATATGAGATTACGAAAGGTAGTCGTCTTCGGGGGAGGTCAGGTAGGCCTCAGGAAGGCGAGGTTCTTTGCAAAAGAGGCCGACGTCGTGGTGGTGAGCCGTCATTTTTGCGAAGGGTTCGATACCTCTGAGGTCCAGATCGTGGAAGAGGACGCCCTCGAACGACTTGTGGAATGGGTCGGCTGGGCCGATGTCGTCATCGCGTGCACAGATGACGATGCGGTGAACAGCGCGATCGTGAACCAGGCCGTCGCAACCGGGAAACTGTATAATTGTTCAGACGGCAGGTCGAACTTCTTGATCCCCTCGGTCGTCGAGAGGGACGGTTATACGGTCGCCATATCGACCTTTGGAAGGAGCCCGGCGATGGCCAAATATCTCCGGACCCTCCTGGATGAGGAGCTTGGACCTGAGCATGGCAGGATGGTCCTCCTGCAGGAGACACTGAGGGAGGAGGCCAAACGGCTCATCCCCGACCAGAAGAGGAGAGAACAGCTGCTATGGGATGTCCTGAAGGACGAGAGGATATGGCAGCTCGTGAGGGAGGGGGAGATGAAGAAGGCCATGACGGCCGCAAGAAGGAGGATGGTGAAAGGGGATGGACAAGATCCTTAG
- the cbiT gene encoding precorrin-6Y C5,15-methyltransferase (decarboxylating) subunit CbiT: MKVSGGPTQDEVMAVSLFKLGLKKGDRIVDVGCGTGKVSVHAARTCEKVFAVDNRDEAITATRANVIESGSDNVEVIKGHAKDVIPSLGALDGAFVGGSKDLELVLEALVRNVKGRVVMNAVMVSTLSRAIDAMKELEIFEEVVQVSVARSHEIGGSVMFRPIDPVFVIVGKVR; encoded by the coding sequence ATGAAAGTGAGCGGGGGACCTACTCAGGATGAAGTAATGGCCGTTTCCCTCTTCAAGCTGGGGCTGAAGAAGGGGGACAGGATCGTCGATGTCGGCTGCGGTACGGGAAAGGTCTCGGTCCATGCTGCGAGGACCTGTGAAAAGGTGTTCGCCGTCGACAACCGCGATGAGGCCATAACGGCCACCAGAGCAAATGTCATAGAGAGCGGATCGGACAACGTCGAGGTGATCAAGGGTCATGCGAAAGACGTGATCCCCTCCCTTGGTGCACTTGACGGGGCATTTGTAGGAGGGTCGAAGGACCTTGAGCTTGTCCTTGAGGCATTGGTCCGCAATGTCAAAGGGAGGGTCGTCATGAACGCTGTGATGGTGAGCACGCTCAGCAGGGCGATCGATGCGATGAAGGAGCTCGAAATCTTTGAAGAGGTGGTCCAGGTCAGCGTTGCGAGGTCCCATGAGATCGGCGGGTCGGTGATGTTCAGGCCGATAGACCCTGTTTTTGTGATAGTCGGAAAGGTGAGATGA
- a CDS encoding cobalt-factor II C(20)-methyltransferase: MLVALGLGPGDSELITVRGARLLRTADKVFVPGEIARRIVLPYVDPELLDFPMTNDEDAITKAMERNSDRIAKYALNGTAVLGILGDPSFFSTYGRLYTILKQRYPSIECTVEPGISSITAFAAKMGVAVNSGLEVSDGSEKACRVLLKVRRPRETVEKLRKEGFKEFVLAERMYMDGEKIYGESDMPEVCDYMSVLFARR, from the coding sequence ATGCTGGTGGCGTTGGGGCTTGGGCCCGGGGACAGCGAGCTGATAACGGTCAGGGGCGCTAGATTGTTGAGAACGGCCGACAAGGTGTTCGTCCCTGGTGAGATTGCCAGAAGGATAGTGCTCCCCTATGTCGACCCTGAGCTTTTGGACTTCCCGATGACCAATGATGAGGATGCGATAACCAAGGCCATGGAGCGCAACTCCGACAGGATAGCAAAGTACGCCCTTAACGGGACGGCCGTGCTCGGGATCCTTGGCGACCCGAGCTTCTTTTCCACATATGGCAGGCTCTATACCATTTTGAAGCAAAGGTATCCCTCCATCGAGTGCACGGTCGAACCTGGAATAAGCTCGATAACGGCCTTTGCAGCGAAGATGGGCGTGGCCGTAAACTCTGGGCTGGAGGTGTCAGATGGCTCGGAGAAGGCGTGCAGGGTGCTGTTGAAGGTGAGAAGACCGAGGGAGACGGTCGAAAAGCTCAGGAAGGAGGGTTTCAAGGAATTCGTCCTCGCCGAGAGGATGTATATGGATGGTGAAAAGATCTACGGTGAGTCCGATATGCCAGAGGTATGTGATTATATGTCGGTCCTATTTGCGAGGCGGTGA
- a CDS encoding cobalt-precorrin-4 C(11)-methyltransferase, whose amino-acid sequence MPRVHFVGAGPGDPDLITLKGNDLLVNADVLVYAGSLVNPELVRRSRASVKLDSWGMSIEEMVPLMANAAKEGKLVVRLHSGDPSIYGSIVEQIAELQKLGVDVEVVPGVSSMFAAAAALKTQYTLKGVSESLIVTRPAGDTLDKDDIAAFSKMGASMVIFLGTDKLPEIVEKLECPRETPAAVIYHASWPDQVIVKGCVGDIAEKAMRAGITRSALILIGGIVDPMERYERSVLYS is encoded by the coding sequence GTGCCAAGGGTCCATTTCGTCGGAGCTGGCCCGGGCGATCCCGACCTCATTACACTGAAAGGCAACGACCTGCTCGTCAACGCAGATGTTCTGGTCTATGCCGGCTCCCTGGTCAATCCTGAGCTTGTAAGAAGGTCAAGGGCATCGGTCAAATTGGACAGCTGGGGGATGTCGATCGAGGAGATGGTGCCACTCATGGCCAATGCCGCCAAGGAAGGAAAGCTGGTCGTAAGGCTCCATTCTGGCGACCCATCTATCTATGGTTCGATAGTCGAGCAGATCGCGGAGCTTCAGAAGCTCGGGGTCGATGTGGAGGTCGTGCCAGGCGTCAGCTCGATGTTCGCGGCGGCGGCCGCGCTGAAGACGCAGTACACCCTGAAGGGCGTCTCGGAGTCGTTGATAGTCACCAGACCGGCCGGTGACACCCTGGACAAGGACGACATAGCCGCATTTTCGAAGATGGGGGCGTCCATGGTCATCTTCCTGGGGACGGACAAGCTCCCTGAGATCGTAGAAAAGCTGGAATGTCCTAGGGAGACGCCAGCGGCGGTCATCTATCATGCCTCATGGCCAGACCAGGTCATCGTCAAAGGATGTGTCGGCGATATAGCGGAGAAGGCGATGAGGGCGGGCATAACCCGGTCCGCGCTCATTTTGATCGGAGGCATAGTCGACCCGATGGAAAGGTACGAGAGGTCGGTGCTGTACTCATGA